Part of the Clostridia bacterium genome is shown below.
ATAAGCTGAATGCCCTGCTGTTGCCGCTACTTCTCCTATTACTTCGTTACCTTCTTCTTTCACCTCTTCCTCAATCTTTTGCCTTAGTTCTCCATAATTAACTGGCGCTAAATCTTTAGCATCTCCCTGAACCTTTTTAGTTGCTTTTGCTACGCCTTTTTTAACTGCTGCATTAGTGTTACCACCTAGATTATTCAATTTCTTCAACAAACTATCTAATCCTTGTACACTCATCTCTTCACCTTCTCTAAATCAGCTACTATGTGGGTATTCCAAGGCCTAATTGCTACCACTTTATAGTCGGGATCCTGGTCTTTATCTACATACACACATACACCATCATTTTCATTTATATCTACATTATTCTGACAGTACATAGTTAGCATGTAAGCCAATCTTAACCCGTATATCTCTGATAACATCTTGCCACCTGCTGGCTGAATATTGGCTTTTATAGTCCTTCCTATAGTCTCATAGCCTGTGTAGGAAGTACCATCGGGTTCCTTGTAGGTGCCATGTTTCTTTATTGTATAGGGTTTTAGATCTCTTTGCCTTAGTCTCATATAATCACCTCGGCAATCGTCGGCATGCCCTAATTTTCTTCATGATACTTTCAGGAATACCTTCTTCAAAGGATCTACTTATTCCGCCTTCTGAATGGCTTGTTTGCCCCTCTATGCCTTGCTTGTTGTAGTAGATTATAGCTAACTCTACTTGTACCCCTAAAAGGCTTACAGACAACTCTGAAAGA
Proteins encoded:
- a CDS encoding phage head-tail connector protein; amino-acid sequence: MEQLEKLKIKLGIPLEDISQDDLLNLYLEDAKDTILEMTHLSELSVSLLGVQVELAIIYYNKQGIEGQTSHSEGGISRSFEEGIPESIMKKIRACRRLPR